The proteins below are encoded in one region of Elusimicrobiota bacterium:
- a CDS encoding VCBS repeat-containing protein has translation MPVKFRKKLIDNVKYEAASVFDVNNDGILDIVCGANWYEGPDWKKHKICDVKREGEYYNDFSDLPMDVNGDGFLDIVTGAWWGATLQWRENPKGKPVEWKTHDIYKCGSIETTRLFDIDKDGHQEIIPNTPEAPLAYYKLKLDSKGKGTGEFDRYVVFDQPSGHGLGFGDINGNGRPDIILRNGWLEAPEDPAKGKWKFHPEFDLGSASIPIIVHDVNNDGIADLIVGQAHNFGLHWWEQQKMSNGERKWIKHDIDLTASQYHDLQMADIDNDGELELVTGKRYRAHCGEDPGESDSDPVGIYYFKINSGKFEKNIIDFGKVPDATGCGIHFAIADLNGNGWLDVVAPGKDGLYLFENMGLEK, from the coding sequence ATGCCGGTAAAATTCAGAAAGAAGTTGATAGATAATGTTAAATATGAGGCTGCTTCGGTTTTTGACGTTAATAATGACGGAATTTTAGATATTGTATGCGGAGCGAATTGGTATGAGGGTCCTGATTGGAAGAAACATAAAATATGTGATGTGAAACGGGAAGGCGAATATTATAATGATTTTTCAGATTTGCCTATGGATGTTAACGGTGACGGTTTTTTGGATATAGTTACGGGTGCATGGTGGGGTGCCACTTTACAGTGGAGGGAAAATCCAAAGGGTAAACCTGTAGAATGGAAAACTCACGATATATATAAATGCGGGAGTATTGAAACTACACGGCTGTTTGATATTGATAAAGACGGACACCAGGAGATTATCCCCAATACGCCCGAAGCTCCCTTAGCGTATTATAAATTAAAATTAGATTCCAAAGGAAAAGGTACCGGCGAATTTGACAGGTATGTAGTTTTTGACCAACCGAGCGGACATGGTTTAGGATTTGGCGATATAAATGGCAATGGCAGACCTGACATTATTTTAAGAAATGGCTGGTTGGAAGCACCGGAAGACCCTGCAAAAGGTAAATGGAAATTTCACCCGGAATTTGATTTGGGCAGCGCTAGTATCCCGATAATTGTACACGATGTTAATAATGACGGTATTGCAGATTTAATTGTAGGGCAGGCGCATAATTTTGGTTTGCACTGGTGGGAGCAGCAAAAGATGAGTAACGGTGAAAGAAAATGGATAAAACATGATATTGACCTCACCGCATCCCAGTATCACGATTTACAGATGGCAGATATAGACAATGACGGGGAGTTGGAATTAGTTACCGGTAAAAGATATCGTGCCCATTGCGGCGAGGATCCCGGCGAAAGTGATTCTGATCCTGTTGGGATTTATTATTTCAAAATTAATTCCGGAAAGTTTGAGAAAAATATTATTGATTTCGGTAAAGTTCCGGATGCCACCGGTTGCGGTATTCATTTTGCAATTGCCGATTTAAATGGTAACGGCTGGCTTGATGTTGTTGCCCCGGGTAAAGATGGTTTATATTTATTTGAAAATATGGGATTGGAAAAATAA
- a CDS encoding AraC family transcriptional regulator, translating to MKKNNSELLYVGRTEPYSKWKMPSHSHPFNEMIVVINGEMSVLIANQNIIAKAGDVLFYQAGAAHKEKSNEKNPAETIYFGWKQDNKEKMEFPILLHDTNGRMRLLSKWLLEERQTNSKYNIQFQESITETILAEYSRLNRTNKEKSELIRKIKGFMRDNLKENITLQKLADFAYLSKYHFLRKYKSESGRTPIEDLSILRIETAKELILTTNLPLKSIAKEVGFTNEYHFNRIFRKYSGLTPGHFRKNQ from the coding sequence ATGAAGAAAAATAACTCAGAATTACTTTATGTTGGCAGAACCGAACCTTATTCGAAATGGAAAATGCCCAGTCATTCCCATCCTTTTAATGAAATGATTGTTGTTATCAACGGAGAGATGTCTGTATTAATCGCAAACCAAAACATAATTGCAAAAGCAGGAGATGTTTTGTTTTATCAAGCCGGTGCGGCACATAAAGAAAAATCTAATGAAAAAAATCCGGCTGAAACTATTTATTTTGGCTGGAAACAAGATAACAAAGAAAAAATGGAATTCCCTATATTATTACACGATACTAACGGCAGGATGAGACTTTTATCAAAATGGCTTTTAGAAGAAAGACAAACTAATTCGAAATATAATATTCAATTTCAGGAATCAATAACCGAAACCATATTAGCAGAATATTCAAGATTAAATAGAACTAATAAAGAAAAATCTGAACTTATCCGGAAAATAAAAGGTTTTATGCGTGATAATTTAAAGGAAAATATTACTCTACAAAAATTAGCTGATTTTGCTTACCTGAGTAAATATCATTTTTTACGGAAATATAAAAGTGAATCAGGACGTACACCAATAGAGGATTTAAGTATATTACGTATCGAAACGGCCAAAGAATTAATCCTGACAACAAACCTGCCGTTAAAATCCATTGCCAAAGAAGTGGGTTTTACTAATGAATATCATTTCAATAGAATATTCCGCAAATACAGCGGTTTAACTCCCGGACATTTCCGCAAAAACCAATAG
- the nadA gene encoding quinolinate synthase NadA, producing MDNIIDDINQLKIEKKAVVLSHNYQLPEIQDIADFVGDSLELSRNALITDAKIIVFCGVHFMAETAKILSPLKVVLLPDMRSSCPLANMITVDDVRRLRHENPKASVVCYINTSADVKAECDICCTSSNAIEIVNSVPSDTVIFLPDRNLGNYVSKYTDKKVIIWNGFCPTHETLKVEDVLELKKQYSNAKFVAHPECREDVLNLADKVTSTSGIIRYVKNDSSNSFIIGTETAILHRLQKENPNKTFIPASRRMFCPNMKYVNLESLHESLLNKQHEIEVPEKIRKKAYLVIQKMLDIS from the coding sequence ATGGATAATATAATTGACGACATAAATCAGTTAAAAATTGAAAAAAAAGCGGTTGTGCTTTCACATAATTATCAGTTACCTGAAATTCAGGATATTGCTGACTTCGTGGGTGATTCATTAGAACTTTCAAGGAATGCTCTAATTACCGATGCTAAAATTATTGTTTTTTGCGGTGTTCATTTTATGGCTGAAACTGCAAAGATATTATCGCCGTTAAAAGTAGTACTCTTACCTGATATGAGAAGTAGCTGCCCGCTTGCCAATATGATTACTGTAGATGATGTTAGAAGACTTCGCCATGAAAATCCTAAGGCATCAGTTGTTTGTTACATAAATACATCTGCTGATGTAAAGGCAGAATGTGATATTTGTTGTACGTCTTCAAATGCTATTGAAATTGTTAATTCTGTTCCATCCGACACTGTAATATTTTTACCTGACAGAAACCTCGGCAATTATGTTTCCAAATACACAGACAAGAAAGTAATTATATGGAATGGTTTTTGTCCTACCCATGAAACACTAAAAGTTGAGGATGTCCTGGAATTAAAAAAACAATATTCTAATGCAAAATTCGTAGCGCATCCTGAATGCAGAGAAGATGTTCTGAATCTTGCCGATAAGGTTACTTCAACAAGCGGGATAATCAGATATGTTAAAAATGATTCTTCAAATAGCTTTATTATAGGCACTGAAACTGCCATTTTACACCGTCTTCAAAAGGAAAACCCAAACAAAACATTTATACCTGCCTCCCGAAGGATGTTCTGCCCGAATATGAAATATGTCAACCTCGAGTCGCTGCACGAATCACTTCTTAATAAGCAACACGAAATAGAAGTCCCGGAAAAAATAAGAAAAAAGGCATATTTGGTAATCCAAAAAATGCTTGATATTTCTTAG
- a CDS encoding response regulator, with the protein MKKKILIADDNEEIVQLLIALFTPLGHEIFIARDGSEVFSVCRREKPHLVVLDIMMPCFTGFQVLRRLKKDEVFKPYPKVLMLSVKSQPRDIQQAEQFGCDAYLIKPFEPKELVKKVVELLDKKDFTQ; encoded by the coding sequence ATGAAGAAGAAAATTCTCATAGCAGATGATAATGAGGAAATAGTACAACTTCTTATAGCTTTATTTACACCACTTGGACATGAAATCTTTATAGCAAGGGACGGTTCTGAAGTGTTTTCTGTTTGCCGCAGAGAAAAGCCGCATCTCGTTGTTCTTGATATAATGATGCCTTGTTTTACCGGTTTCCAGGTTTTAAGACGGTTAAAAAAAGATGAAGTTTTCAAACCTTATCCAAAGGTATTAATGCTCTCCGTAAAATCACAACCCCGGGATATTCAGCAAGCAGAACAATTCGGTTGTGATGCCTACTTGATAAAGCCGTTTGAACCCAAAGAACTTGTTAAGAAGGTTGTAGAACTGCTTGACAAAAAGGATTTTACCCAGTAA
- a CDS encoding GAF domain-containing protein, with product MEKNSNFAEFFDIVRTITSTFDVDSVLKKIGTAAERLTNTMASSIMILDDDKKSLYFKVASGDKGTILTKLKVPVGEGVAGWVAKNKEPLIIQDVKTDARFTGKIDSESGFQTKSILCVPLIVNNELIGVAEVLNKVDGSQFTEDDKTILISLSGFAAVAILNARNISDQQNFFANIFEILTTAFESKDKRLSGHSFKVAQLSTAIAKELDISGSNYKDIYYAAILHDVGFVNIPEYSIMDHATNKSHPIRGFEMVKNINLLKNAAELIKYHHLMYDGSGFPESLKKEQIPLGSRIISLVESVEDMNFSGISNDKIKQILESQKGIKYDPQIVDTYLKLDLL from the coding sequence ATGGAAAAAAACTCAAATTTTGCTGAATTTTTTGATATTGTGAGAACCATAACATCCACATTTGATGTTGATTCAGTTTTAAAAAAAATAGGTACTGCTGCTGAGAGACTAACCAATACAATGGCATCCTCAATTATGATTTTGGACGATGATAAAAAAAGTCTTTATTTTAAAGTTGCCAGTGGTGATAAAGGTACGATATTAACTAAGCTTAAAGTTCCCGTTGGTGAGGGTGTTGCAGGCTGGGTTGCCAAAAATAAAGAGCCGCTGATTATTCAGGATGTAAAAACTGACGCGCGTTTTACTGGAAAAATTGATTCTGAATCCGGCTTTCAAACAAAATCAATACTTTGTGTTCCACTGATTGTAAACAATGAACTTATCGGAGTTGCGGAAGTACTTAATAAAGTAGATGGTTCCCAGTTTACAGAAGACGATAAAACAATTTTAATTAGTTTATCGGGTTTTGCTGCTGTTGCAATATTAAATGCAAGAAATATTTCTGACCAGCAGAACTTTTTTGCAAATATTTTCGAGATACTTACAACTGCGTTTGAGTCAAAAGACAAACGGCTTTCAGGACATTCGTTTAAGGTAGCGCAACTTTCAACTGCAATAGCCAAAGAACTCGATATTTCCGGTTCCAATTACAAAGATATTTATTACGCTGCAATTTTACATGATGTTGGTTTTGTTAATATTCCTGAATATTCTATAATGGACCATGCAACAAATAAAAGTCATCCTATAAGAGGTTTTGAAATGGTTAAAAATATAAACCTTTTAAAAAATGCTGCGGAACTTATAAAATATCACCACCTGATGTATGATGGTTCCGGTTTCCCTGAAAGCTTAAAAAAAGAGCAAATACCTCTCGGTTCAAGGATAATATCTTTAGTTGAATCGGTAGAAGATATGAATTTTTCGGGTATTTCAAATGACAAAATCAAACAGATTCTTGAATCACAAAAAGGAATAAAATACGACCCTCAAATAGTTGATACTTATCTCAAATTAGATTTATTATGA
- a CDS encoding ATPase, T2SS/T4P/T4SS family gives MVQATGKKKSCKEILLDKKILTDEQFKKVEEEVKKTGALFQQAAIDMKLIDKGEILKLLSTEWTVKAIDLSVMDIDPEIVKVMPKPSAKRYNAIPFAKEESILFVAMAEPRDLFAIEDINLRTGFQVQPYLALPEDIRIVIDKIYGSEAEAMAEDEEGREETASMSSSDADDAKELTAELIAGLDSGGEIEVDKFAAEESTDIMQVDTSAPEVEKLVNAIILEAMRLKASDIHIEPFEKKLNVRYRVDGNLRRASFKIPLSFKQALIAKIKIMTGSMNLTERRVPQDGRIQVKAKGKPIEFRVNIIPTIYGESAVMRILDRSGSSAKLEQLGFLPDTIEKFLVSLAKPYGLILVCGPTGSGKSYTLSAALAAIKDPTEKILTAENPVEYNLDGVMQVQVNPDLKMGDKVFDFSMALRSFLRQDPDIIMVGEIRDKETGQIAMEAAMTGHLVLSTVHTNDAPSAISRLSEMGIHTFLVANTTECILAQRLIGTLCKNCKEPDPNPSEDLIKLLEFYKIDYSKASFMKIHQGGCPKCGTRGMKGRTAIHELLVMDEELRRFCIKEVSVGPIRDMAKKHGMRTLVEDGLIKVTMGLTTFDEVMTAAT, from the coding sequence ATGGTTCAGGCAACCGGCAAAAAAAAATCCTGTAAAGAAATACTTCTCGATAAAAAGATTTTAACCGATGAACAATTTAAAAAGGTAGAAGAAGAGGTAAAGAAAACCGGCGCTCTTTTCCAGCAGGCAGCTATTGATATGAAACTTATTGATAAAGGTGAAATATTAAAACTTTTATCAACTGAATGGACAGTGAAAGCAATTGATTTGTCTGTTATGGATATCGACCCGGAAATAGTGAAAGTAATGCCTAAACCATCTGCAAAAAGATATAATGCTATTCCTTTTGCTAAAGAAGAAAGCATTTTATTTGTTGCTATGGCAGAACCGCGTGATTTATTTGCTATTGAAGATATAAATTTAAGAACAGGGTTTCAGGTCCAGCCGTATCTGGCGCTTCCTGAGGATATAAGAATAGTAATAGATAAAATCTACGGAAGTGAAGCAGAAGCGATGGCTGAAGACGAAGAGGGAAGAGAAGAAACAGCTTCAATGTCATCTTCTGATGCGGATGATGCAAAAGAACTTACTGCAGAACTGATAGCAGGACTTGATTCAGGTGGTGAAATAGAAGTTGATAAATTTGCAGCGGAAGAATCTACCGATATTATGCAGGTTGATACTTCTGCACCTGAAGTAGAAAAACTTGTTAATGCTATAATTTTAGAAGCAATGAGGTTAAAAGCATCAGATATTCACATTGAACCGTTTGAAAAGAAATTAAATGTTCGCTACCGCGTGGACGGCAATTTAAGGCGAGCATCGTTTAAAATACCGTTAAGTTTTAAACAGGCTCTTATTGCAAAAATAAAAATCATGACCGGTTCAATGAACCTTACTGAAAGAAGGGTTCCGCAGGACGGCAGAATCCAGGTAAAGGCAAAAGGTAAACCGATAGAATTCCGTGTCAATATTATTCCGACTATCTATGGTGAAAGTGCAGTAATGAGAATTCTTGATAGGTCCGGTTCTTCGGCAAAATTGGAACAACTTGGTTTTTTACCTGATACTATTGAGAAATTTCTGGTATCGCTTGCTAAACCATATGGTCTTATTCTAGTATGCGGACCTACTGGAAGCGGTAAATCATATACACTTTCTGCAGCACTTGCAGCTATCAAAGACCCGACGGAAAAAATCCTAACTGCTGAGAATCCGGTTGAATATAACCTTGACGGGGTAATGCAGGTGCAGGTAAATCCCGACCTGAAAATGGGCGACAAAGTTTTTGACTTTTCTATGGCACTTCGTTCTTTCCTCAGACAAGATCCGGATATAATTATGGTTGGTGAAATTCGCGATAAAGAAACAGGTCAGATAGCGATGGAAGCTGCTATGACGGGTCATTTGGTTTTATCTACTGTTCATACCAATGATGCACCATCAGCGATTTCCAGGCTTTCTGAAATGGGTATACATACCTTTCTTGTGGCAAATACAACAGAGTGTATTCTTGCCCAACGGTTGATAGGGACATTATGTAAAAATTGCAAGGAACCGGACCCTAATCCGTCAGAAGATTTGATAAAGTTACTTGAATTTTACAAAATTGATTATTCAAAAGCGTCGTTTATGAAAATTCACCAGGGTGGCTGTCCGAAATGCGGTACCAGGGGAATGAAAGGCAGGACTGCAATACACGAACTTTTAGTTATGGATGAGGAGTTACGCAGGTTTTGTATAAAAGAAGTTTCTGTCGGTCCAATAAGGGATATGGCAAAGAAACATGGTATGCGTACATTGGTTGAAGATGGACTTATAAAAGTTACAATGGGACTTACAACTTTTGATGAGGTTATGACTGCTGCTACATAA
- a CDS encoding DUF192 domain-containing protein — protein sequence MILYNLTKGRVVIENLKIAEKYFDRAKGLIGKAGIGKNEGLLLKRCNWIHMFFMRFAIDAVFLKTQKTQSQNVYKVVKILYNVKPWGLCQPVFSANSVLEMKAQISKDVILVGDELEVK from the coding sequence ATGATATTGTATAATTTGACAAAAGGCAGGGTTGTCATAGAAAACTTAAAGATTGCAGAGAAATATTTTGATAGGGCAAAAGGGCTTATAGGTAAAGCGGGAATAGGAAAGAACGAAGGGTTATTATTAAAAAGATGCAACTGGATACATATGTTCTTTATGAGATTTGCTATTGATGCTGTTTTTCTTAAAACACAAAAAACTCAATCTCAAAATGTTTACAAAGTTGTAAAAATTTTATATAATGTGAAACCGTGGGGATTGTGTCAACCCGTTTTTAGTGCTAATTCTGTTTTAGAGATGAAAGCACAGATTTCAAAGGATGTAATTTTGGTTGGTGATGAGTTGGAAGTAAAATAA
- the smpB gene encoding SsrA-binding protein SmpB encodes MSKKIITTNRKARFNYTILESYEAGIVLEGSEVKSVRAGNIDLKDGYVKIENSEVFLYNINISLYDFASDRLSGKYDPQKPRKLLLHKKEITRLQVKVSERGLSIIPIEVYLKNGLVKVEISVAKGKKTWDKRESIKKREIEREIRNIR; translated from the coding sequence ATGAGTAAAAAGATAATTACAACAAATAGGAAAGCGAGGTTTAATTACACTATACTTGAAAGTTATGAGGCGGGTATTGTGCTTGAAGGTAGTGAGGTGAAATCGGTTCGTGCCGGAAACATTGATTTGAAAGATGGTTATGTAAAAATTGAAAATAGCGAAGTCTTTTTATATAATATAAACATAAGCTTATACGATTTTGCTTCCGACAGGTTAAGCGGAAAATATGATCCCCAGAAACCTCGAAAACTTCTTCTTCATAAAAAAGAAATAACAAGACTTCAGGTGAAAGTCAGTGAAAGGGGATTATCTATTATTCCCATAGAAGTTTACCTTAAGAACGGATTAGTAAAAGTTGAAATCTCCGTTGCCAAAGGCAAAAAAACCTGGGATAAGAGAGAATCTATTAAAAAAAGAGAGATAGAAAGAGAAATAAGAAATATTAGATAG